The following proteins come from a genomic window of Trifolium pratense cultivar HEN17-A07 linkage group LG4, ARS_RC_1.1, whole genome shotgun sequence:
- the LOC123922905 gene encoding uncharacterized protein LOC123922905 — MISKVLANRLKICLDKCVSQEQSAFVEGRSILDNALIAIEVIHALKRKTTGRRGELALNIDINKAYDKSLTDYTGSWVATRRPFSPYLFILVAEGLTSLIHQDKCSRSKSAYEHSSNLVELYHNLSL, encoded by the exons ATGATATCTAAAGTGCTTGCTAATAGGTTGAAGATTTGTCTCGATAAGTGTGTTTCACAGGAGCAGTCAGCATTTGTGGAAGGTAGATCGATTCTTGATAATGCTCTTATTGCCATCGAAGTGATTCATGctttgaaaagaaaaactaCAGGGCGCAGAGGTGAGTTAGCACTAAATATTGATATTAACAAAGCTTATGATAAG AGTTTGACCGATTATACCGGGTCGTGGGTTGCGACAAGGAGACCCTTTTCTCCTTATCTGTTTATTCTGGTAGCAGAGGGCTTGACTTCTCTTATTCACCAG GACAAGTGTAGCAGAAGTAAATCAGCTTATGAGCATTCTTCAAACCTTGTT GAACTATATCacaatttatctttataa
- the LOC123922902 gene encoding protein FAR1-RELATED SEQUENCE 5-like, which translates to MTVDDIEGLDFSREKDAYGFYVKYAKCNGFVVRKDVVVRNVSGMIITRRFLCNRAGERGQKHLTRVDWKRDHRVVTRINCEAHLRIHYNEERLRWVVTSFEVSHNHELISSTHIHLFLAYRGMTDADKAQIDSLHSTGMQTCHRMGHMVANKGGYEVVGFIKKYLYNYFGKKNNR; encoded by the coding sequence ATGACGGTGGACGATATCGAGGGTCTTGATTTTAGTAGGGAAAAAGACGCTTATGGTTTCTATGTAAAGTATGCAAAATGCAATGGTTTCGTTGTTAGGAAAGATGTTGTGGTAAGAAATGTTAGTGGAATGATTATAACGCGGAGGTTTTTGTGCAACAGGGCGGGAGAAAGAGGCCAAAAACACTTGACTAGGGTTGACTGGAAAAGAGATCATAGAGTTGTCACCCGGATTAATTGTGAAGCCCACCTTCGTATACATTATAATGAAGAGAGATTGAGATGGGTAGTGACTTCTTTTGAAGTGTCCCATAACCATGAACTAATCTCATCTACACATATTCATTTATTTCTTGCCTACCGTGGAATGACTGATGCTGACAAAGCTCAGATTGACAGCCTACATTCAACCGGTATGCAAACATGTCATAGAATGGGTCACATGGTGGCAAACAAGGGTGGATATGAAGTTGttggttttataaaaaaatatttgtataactattttgggaaaaaaaacaATCGTTGA
- the LOC123922904 gene encoding uncharacterized protein LOC123922904: MDFCFLTILVLVSLVYPINSLETSKHQLVNQTFQQEKEFYKMKKMIATHLQQINKPAVKTIQSPDGDIIDCVLTHKQLAFDHPLLKGQKPLDPPKRSRGHNQTDNLANNFQLWSLSGESCPDGTIPVRRVTEQDLLRVSSIDEFGKKIVNEYKHQHAVAVVDGGEFYGAKATINLWNPHIESPNEFSLAQIWIVSGTYGKDINTIEAGWQIYPKVYGDYRTRFFIYWTADAYKHTGCYNVKCPGFVQINKNFVIGGTLSPNSRYNGKQVNIKLSIVKCQQTGNWWLELGKGNYLGYWPSSIFTHLKDSATEIHWGGEIANSKYPKATSTQMGSGHFPNEGFKKAAYFRNLKVVDVDENEAPMPQITYLLENTDCYTIMSKNSPKWGDYFYYGGPGRNGKCRLMDNSDKFSDVNFDENGDIEHSASEEESESIESIDHNVSHDSIEKF; encoded by the exons ATGGACTTTTGCTTTCTAACCATTCTAGTTCTTGTTTCTTTGGTTTATCCAATAAACTCTTTAGAAACAAGCAAGCATCAATTGGTCAATCAAACATTTCAACAAGAGAAAGAATTTTACAAGATGAAGAAAATGATTGCAACCCATTTGCAACAAATCAATAAACCTGCTGTTAAAACAATTCAG AGTCCCGATGGTGATATCATAGATTGTGTTTTGACTCATAAACAACTTGCTTTTGATCATCCTTTATTGAAAGGACAAAAACCATTg GATCCTCCAAAAAGATCAAGAGGGCATAACCAAACGGATAATTTGGCTAACAACTTTCAATTGTGGAGCTTATCCGGAGAATCTTGTCCTGATGGAACAATTCCAGTTAGACGAGTAACGGAACAAGATTTATTAAGAGTTAGCTCTATTGAtgaatttggaaaaaaaatagtcaatgAATATAAACACCAA CATGCAGTTGCAGTAGTGGATGGGGGAGAATTCTATGGAGCAAAGGCCACCATAAACTTGTGGAACCCCCATATAGAAAGTCCAAATGAATTTAGTTTGGCTCAAATATGGATTGTCTCTGGTACATATGGAAAAGATATCAACACCATTGAAGCTGGATGGCag ATCTACCCGAAGGTCTACGGTGACTACCGCACTAGGTTTTTTATTTACTGGACA GCTGATGCATATAAACATACTGGGTGCTACAATGTAAAATGTCCAGGCTTTGttcaaattaacaaaaattttGTAATTGGAGGTACACTTTCTCCAAATTCTAGATATAATGGAAAGCAAGTCAATATTAAATTATCAATAGTGAAG tgtcAACAAACTGGAAATTGGTGGCTTGAACTTGGAAAAGGAAATTATCTTGGATATTGGCCATCTTCTATATTCACACACTTGAAGGATTCTGCAACTGAGATTCATTGGGGCGGAGAAATAGCGAATTCGAAGTACCCTAAGGCTACTTCCACTCAAATGGGTAGTGGACACTTTCCTAATGAAGGTTTTAAAAAAGCTGCATATTTTAGAAATCTTAAAGTTGTAGATGTTGATGAAAACGAGGCTCCAATGCCACAAATCACGTATTTACTAGAGAATACAGATTGTTATACTATAATGTCAAAAAATAGTCCTAAGTGGGGAGATTACTTTTATTATGGTGGACCCGGCAGGAATGGGAAGTGTCGTTTG ATGGACAACTCTGATAAATTTTCAgatgttaattttgatgagaaTGGAGATATAGAACATTCTGCTTCTGAAGAAGAAAGTGAAAGTATAGAGTCTATAGACCACAATGTATCTCATGATAGCATTGAGAAATTTTGA